From the genome of Scytonema hofmannii PCC 7110, one region includes:
- a CDS encoding serine/threonine-protein kinase, whose translation MTEELLGGRYEIIQELARGGFGVTYLARDTLSSDPPCVVKKLNPQIADIEAAKRLFQREAHILNYLQQSQQIPKYLNYFEECQNYYIVQEYIQGKSLDKLMDRRWPKEEVINCLQEILSILKHLHQINIIHRDIKPSNIMRRDIDRKFVLIDFGAVKQLYPTGSFYHRPYNQQLPPHTMIGTPGYAPQEQLEGRPGLNSDIYGLGMTAIQLLTGLEPKNIRRDRQNDRVIFPDGIDSSDSLATILTQMVYTSSERRYQSVVEVLENLNAIALKQNSHPQNGNTPSIQFSPSLLPFFPQNNIKTRQVTSRFSLKLWYIPIILAVLGAIVATLELINPFIRPFYYAERGNQLLEMRQPEAALEQFENLIAMKPNSVEAWKGRGDALLSLGRDSGALGSYDKALSLQPNHIKTLNNKGKVFYRLRRYKEALDIHEKVLTIDPKDTEAWSGKGLSYMGMQQYKEASDSFDQLRQIRPDDPKIWYEIGLATEQLQGPQFAREHYKEALESYNLLLKRKPKDLIAWTDRGTVLLKLNRPKDALASYRKALEIDQNFYEALLGTGNVLFSMDVEKREEALSAFDRASKLRPQDYQVWYSRGMVLAQSFKDHQAALESFNRVIDLRNDFYPAWQSKGLALLELQRYNDALDAFNRAKDIEPKNPYIWANRGYVLEMLMRTQEARESYDKAVELGFPREQLENLK comes from the coding sequence ATGACCGAAGAATTACTGGGTGGACGTTACGAAATTATCCAAGAATTGGCACGAGGAGGTTTTGGTGTAACGTATTTGGCCAGAGATACTTTATCATCCGATCCTCCTTGCGTTGTCAAAAAACTAAATCCTCAAATTGCTGATATTGAAGCAGCAAAGAGATTGTTTCAAAGAGAAGCCCATATTCTTAATTATTTACAGCAAAGTCAACAAATACCAAAGTATCTTAACTATTTTGAAGAATGTCAAAATTACTACATAGTTCAAGAGTATATCCAGGGCAAATCTTTAGATAAGCTTATGGATCGGCGATGGCCTAAAGAGGAAGTTATTAATTGTTTACAAGAAATTTTATCAATCTTAAAACATCTTCATCAAATAAATATCATACATCGCGATATCAAGCCGTCCAATATCATGAGAAGAGATATCGACCGAAAGTTTGTCTTGATTGACTTTGGTGCAGTTAAACAACTGTACCCAACAGGCTCATTTTATCACCGACCTTACAACCAGCAGTTACCACCTCATACTATGATTGGAACGCCGGGATATGCTCCACAAGAGCAGTTAGAGGGAAGACCGGGCTTAAACAGCGATATCTACGGCTTGGGTATGACAGCAATTCAGCTTTTAACTGGATTAGAGCCGAAGAATATAAGGCGGGATAGACAAAACGACAGGGTGATATTTCCTGACGGAATTGATAGCAGTGATTCCTTAGCCACTATTTTGACACAGATGGTATACACCAGTTCCGAACGTCGTTACCAGTCTGTTGTAGAAGTTTTAGAAAATTTGAATGCGATCGCGCTAAAACAAAACAGTCATCCTCAGAATGGAAATACACCATCAATCCAATTCTCCCCTTCCCTATTGCCATTTTTTCCTCAAAACAATATTAAAACTCGACAAGTTACTTCACGGTTTTCTTTAAAACTTTGGTATATTCCCATCATACTAGCAGTGTTAGGGGCTATTGTAGCTACTCTAGAATTGATTAACCCATTTATCCGACCCTTTTATTACGCAGAGCGAGGTAATCAGTTACTTGAGATGCGTCAACCAGAAGCCGCTCTGGAACAATTTGAAAACCTCATAGCAATGAAACCAAACTCAGTTGAAGCTTGGAAAGGTCGAGGTGATGCTCTTTTAAGCTTAGGACGTGATTCAGGAGCCCTAGGCTCATATGATAAAGCTCTCTCTCTGCAACCCAATCATATAAAAACTCTCAATAATAAAGGTAAGGTTTTCTACAGATTACGTAGGTATAAAGAAGCCTTAGATATACATGAAAAAGTCCTGACAATTGACCCTAAAGATACTGAAGCTTGGAGTGGTAAAGGCTTATCTTATATGGGTATGCAACAGTATAAGGAAGCATCGGATTCCTTCGATCAACTCAGGCAAATTAGACCTGACGATCCGAAAATTTGGTACGAAATAGGTTTGGCTACAGAACAGTTACAGGGACCACAATTTGCTAGAGAACATTATAAAGAAGCATTAGAATCTTACAACCTTTTGCTTAAAAGAAAGCCAAAAGATTTAATTGCTTGGACCGATCGAGGAACTGTTTTACTAAAGTTAAATCGTCCTAAAGATGCACTGGCTTCTTATCGAAAAGCACTCGAAATCGATCAAAATTTTTATGAAGCTTTACTTGGTACGGGCAACGTACTTTTTTCTATGGATGTAGAAAAACGTGAAGAAGCCCTTTCTGCTTTTGATCGAGCCAGTAAACTCCGTCCGCAAGATTATCAAGTTTGGTATAGTCGGGGAATGGTACTGGCGCAATCCTTTAAAGATCATCAAGCAGCATTAGAATCTTTTAATAGAGTCATTGACTTGAGAAATGATTTTTATCCTGCTTGGCAAAGCAAAGGACTAGCACTACTAGAGCTACAACGCTACAATGATGCACTAGATGCTTTTAACAGAGCCAAAGACATAGAACCAAAGAACCCTTATATTTGGGCTAATCGAGGGTATGTCTTAGAAATGCTAATGAGAACTCAAGAAGCTCGCGAGTCATATGACAAAGCAGTTGAATTAGGTTTTCCCCGCGAACAATTAGAGAATTTGAAATGA
- a CDS encoding fasciclin domain-containing protein, with product MFMKTQNSNASTSKDWFKKLACVVGITGVTTLISIPVFAKFYPPYALFQPYAARSYPYRNSERTIADTLAQEKKFANLVYELKEAGLLNTLKEGEYTLLAPTNEAFKALSKEEYQKYRQPENRAKVLKYHLVNGLVAAKDREVNGKEITTVEGHKVNVTVASDETVKLNDATGLHPSTKAKNGVIIEINKVLLPPNF from the coding sequence ATGTTTATGAAGACTCAAAATTCAAATGCATCAACTAGCAAAGATTGGTTCAAAAAACTAGCTTGCGTTGTAGGAATCACTGGTGTTACGACTCTCATCAGTATCCCTGTATTTGCTAAATTCTATCCCCCTTATGCTTTGTTTCAACCTTATGCGGCGCGGAGTTACCCCTATCGGAACTCCGAGAGAACCATAGCTGATACTCTTGCACAAGAGAAAAAATTTGCCAATCTTGTCTATGAATTGAAAGAAGCTGGTTTGTTAAACACCCTGAAGGAAGGTGAATACACGCTTCTCGCACCAACCAATGAAGCATTCAAAGCACTATCAAAAGAGGAGTATCAAAAGTATCGCCAGCCAGAAAATCGTGCCAAAGTCTTAAAATATCATTTGGTTAACGGTTTAGTTGCAGCCAAAGACCGAGAAGTGAATGGTAAGGAAATTACAACTGTAGAAGGTCACAAAGTCAACGTCACTGTTGCTTCTGACGAAACAGTTAAGCTCAATGATGCAACAGGGCTGCACCCTTCCACCAAAGCTAAGAACGGTGTGATTATTGAAATCAACAAGGTGCTTTTACCTCCTAATTTTTAG
- a CDS encoding ShlB/FhaC/HecB family hemolysin secretion/activation protein, which yields MSRGKVLSWLKLNLVAGLILKVLITSYACKASAEGLPVERLKETKTLPPPQFETSEPAYSSTVPPTILSQVPPNPITPVPPPPQPIPPPEPPPETPLDITPTTPSPSEIRPDLPGSIRVIRFEFEGNTAFSNQKLSKITAEFINKPITFSKLLEVEAAIAKLYVEEGYINSGAFIPAGQTFLPEGAVIKVQIVEGGVEEIKITGNRRLNPNYIRSRLKLGASQPFNRNRLLKALQLLQLNPLIENISAELSPGSRLEQGVLEVKVVEADSFRTELFVDNARAPSVGSFRRGIRIGEGNVFGFGDRFGAIYTNTDGSNSLDLSYTVPINPRNGTISLAGGFTDTSIVEPPFDQADITGDSFYIDLGFRQPIIQTPNQEFALGFNIVRQQSQTELEGEGFQLSPGADRNGETRISALRFVQEYIQRSSQQVFALRSQFSVGVGWFDATLNNNPPDSRFFSWRGQGQYVRLLARDTLLVLRSDLQLATKALVPLEQFGIGGLQSVRGYRQDRLLVDNGFFTSAEVRLPVLRVQNIQGILQAVPFVDFGIGWNSSDESNSDPDRNTLLGVGLGLQWQMGDKLNARFDYGIPLINTESRDRTLQEKGFYFSVNYSPF from the coding sequence ATGAGTCGGGGCAAAGTACTCAGTTGGTTGAAACTCAATCTAGTCGCTGGATTGATTTTGAAAGTGCTAATCACCTCTTATGCTTGCAAAGCCTCGGCTGAAGGCTTGCCAGTTGAACGTCTCAAGGAAACTAAAACCTTACCTCCTCCTCAATTTGAGACTTCAGAACCTGCATATAGCAGTACCGTACCGCCTACTATTCTATCTCAGGTTCCACCAAATCCCATTACTCCGGTACCACCACCACCACAGCCAATTCCCCCCCCAGAACCACCACCAGAAACTCCACTTGATATCACTCCCACAACACCTTCTCCGTCAGAAATACGTCCCGATCTTCCCGGAAGTATCAGAGTTATTAGGTTCGAGTTTGAAGGTAACACAGCATTTAGCAATCAAAAATTAAGCAAAATTACAGCCGAATTCATCAATAAACCAATCACCTTTTCCAAACTACTGGAAGTAGAAGCTGCGATCGCAAAGCTTTACGTTGAGGAAGGATACATTAATTCTGGTGCTTTTATTCCCGCAGGGCAAACCTTTTTACCAGAGGGAGCGGTGATTAAAGTTCAGATTGTTGAAGGCGGAGTGGAGGAAATAAAAATCACGGGGAATCGACGGTTAAATCCAAACTACATACGCAGTCGATTGAAACTTGGCGCATCTCAACCTTTCAATCGCAACCGCCTGCTAAAAGCCCTGCAACTATTGCAACTGAACCCCTTAATTGAAAATATTTCGGCTGAATTGTCGCCTGGATCTCGTTTGGAGCAGGGTGTACTGGAAGTGAAGGTTGTAGAAGCAGACTCCTTCCGGACAGAATTATTTGTTGATAATGCACGTGCTCCAAGTGTAGGTAGTTTCCGACGTGGTATCCGGATCGGCGAAGGCAATGTGTTTGGTTTTGGCGATCGCTTTGGTGCAATATATACTAATACTGATGGGAGTAATTCCCTTGACCTGAGCTATACAGTACCGATCAATCCCCGGAATGGGACTATTAGTCTGGCTGGTGGATTTACAGACACTTCTATCGTTGAACCACCCTTCGACCAAGCAGACATTACAGGTGATTCTTTTTACATAGATTTAGGTTTCCGCCAACCGATTATTCAAACTCCCAACCAAGAATTTGCATTAGGTTTTAACATAGTGCGGCAGCAAAGTCAGACAGAACTTGAAGGAGAGGGCTTTCAACTTTCACCTGGGGCTGACAGAAATGGAGAAACTCGTATATCAGCACTGCGGTTTGTTCAGGAATATATACAGCGCAGTTCGCAACAAGTCTTTGCGTTGCGTTCCCAGTTTAGTGTTGGAGTCGGGTGGTTTGATGCCACTCTCAACAACAATCCTCCCGATAGTCGGTTTTTCTCTTGGCGGGGACAAGGACAGTATGTCAGGCTTTTAGCACGAGACACTTTACTGGTATTACGCTCTGACCTACAGTTAGCAACAAAAGCCTTGGTACCTTTAGAACAATTTGGCATAGGAGGTTTGCAAAGTGTCCGAGGTTATCGGCAAGATCGGCTTTTGGTCGATAATGGGTTTTTTACATCTGCAGAGGTTAGGTTACCTGTTTTAAGAGTACAAAATATCCAAGGCATTTTGCAAGCCGTGCCGTTTGTAGATTTTGGCATTGGCTGGAATAGCTCCGATGAAAGCAATTCAGATCCAGATCGCAATACCTTACTTGGTGTTGGTTTGGGTTTGCAATGGCAAATGGGCGACAAATTGAATGCTCGCTTTGACTATGGTATTCCGTTGATTAACACTGAGTCGAGAGATAGGACTCTACAAGAGAAAGGTTTTTATTTTTCAGTCAATTACAGCCCTTTTTAA
- a CDS encoding filamentous hemagglutinin N-terminal domain-containing protein — protein sequence MKLFKRSLLFFSFPLCSLASLVPVTTARAQQVIPDNTLGSESSVVNQNVDVKGSLGDRIDGGATRGTSLFHSFEKFNVDANGRVYFNPENGIQNIFSRVTGGNLSNIQGTLGVLSSANLFFINPNGIVFGPNAKLDVGGSFLGSTANSLLFGNQFEFSAADKLAPPQLLTVNIPTGLRFRDNPVNTVNPVNITIQSSLQIPSGKSLAFVGSDVLLNKGVLLTESGRIELGGVRGTGDIGLDGNTLQLNFPDNVARADVRLKNSSEVNVRGGGGGNISINAKDIEISGESLVRGGISLSPTVLTGAQAGDITLNATGAVTISDQSSIRGTVVNAPGYSGNINSITGNTGNINIKAGSLSMTSGAFLNASTVGKGNAGNVTVRAENGVSLTGSGTNIVSNIEAGGEGKGGNVNITVDKGSLTMSDGAQINANTFGKGNAGDVNLRAENGVSLSGSNTRIFSTLESGDEGKGGNINITVDKGSFNMSDGAQINANTYGKGDAGNVTVRAENGSVSLGTDAIIGSNIEAGGDGKGGEINITAKSLSLSSGGQLLTIVRQSQNQRPAGKGNAGNVNVTVRGGDVTLAGVSSVNGFPSFIASQVNPGATGNGGDVNLTIENGSLLMSNGAQISASTYGKGNAGNVNVRTESGSVALSGDSYIFSNIEAGGDGKGGIINITAKSLSLNSGGQLQTIIRQAQAGRPAGKGEAGDVNVIVRGGDVTLAGVSSVNKLRPSLIASYVDTGATGNGGDVNLTIENGSLLMSNGAQISASTYGKGNAGNVNVRTESGSVALSGDSYIFSNIEAGGDGKGGIINITAKSLSLNSGGQLQTIIRQAQAGRPAGKGEAGDVNVTVRGGDVTLDGVSSVSSLPSLIASYVDTGATGNGGDINLTIENGSLLMSNGAQISASTFGTGDAGNINIDVRNAVNLFGFTTLGTDSGSFNQISSLVGQKATGNGGNIDIKAGSLSMNDLSVLSTATFGQGNAGKVSLQIDGSVTLTTRSNIRSNVEQGGEGIAGNINIQARSLTLTNGGLIGSVVFREGNGLNGGRGKAGNIEINTKDFVNISGYSSVQFPGLFSITGFSSGLFASAERGTTNTEPQAAGNITVTTGDFRIADGAVVNALTSNNGNGGNITINAKTFTSVDGGQVLTTTRGNGDAGSITLTISEGITLFGFDSNFNRRIEQAARFGPPTDIVNNQGPESGIFANALGSTGNGGTITINAKTFEATNGGQVTTSTSGSGKAGDIIFRVSDRIFISGSNSGFFSSTAKDSQGDGGSIDIDPRELSLRDGARISVDSGGNGKGGSIVIGAGILRLDNAKITAETQSAEGGDIKLNLQDLLILRRGSKISATAGKAQGRGDGGDITINIPDGVIIAFPQENSDITANAFEGRGGNISIRGALLGIAPLSRQQLEQFDPNRLDPNNVPTSDITAISQQQPQQQGSVQLNTEIDPNRGLVELPEEVTDPSKEIAQNPCQRGVGSRFIVTGRGGLPTNPVQTVNNNNVQVDLVEPVNTAQNSASTTHTTLSSTSPNLKQFVPAQGWVFNEKGEVVLTAYDPTTIGAQRPLRTLTPTSCAVR from the coding sequence ATGAAACTATTTAAGCGATCGCTCTTGTTCTTCTCTTTCCCCCTGTGCTCTCTTGCAAGTCTTGTACCTGTCACCACTGCTAGGGCGCAACAAGTGATTCCCGACAACACCTTAGGTAGTGAAAGTTCTGTTGTCAATCAGAATGTTGATGTCAAAGGAAGTCTTGGCGATCGCATTGATGGTGGTGCGACTCGCGGGACAAGTCTGTTCCACAGTTTTGAGAAATTTAACGTCGATGCCAACGGGAGAGTCTACTTTAATCCGGAAAATGGCATTCAGAATATTTTCAGTCGAGTCACAGGGGGAAACCTATCGAATATTCAAGGGACGCTCGGCGTGCTGAGCAGTGCTAACTTATTTTTCATCAATCCCAATGGCATTGTGTTTGGACCAAATGCCAAATTAGACGTGGGCGGTTCCTTTTTAGGAAGTACGGCAAACAGTTTACTATTTGGCAACCAGTTTGAGTTTAGCGCTGCCGACAAACTAGCTCCACCACAACTGTTAACCGTAAACATTCCCACAGGTTTGCGTTTTCGAGACAATCCAGTCAATACGGTAAATCCGGTAAACATCACCATTCAATCAAGTCTTCAAATCCCATCAGGAAAATCTCTAGCATTCGTGGGTAGTGACGTGCTTTTGAATAAAGGAGTACTATTAACTGAAAGTGGTCGAATCGAGTTAGGAGGAGTCAGAGGAACGGGTGATATCGGGCTTGATGGTAATACTTTACAGTTAAATTTTCCCGATAATGTAGCGCGAGCCGATGTCCGACTGAAGAATTCGAGTGAAGTTAATGTACGCGGTGGCGGTGGTGGAAATATCAGCATCAACGCCAAAGATATAGAGATTAGTGGAGAGAGTTTAGTGCGAGGTGGGATAAGCTTGTCACCTACGGTACTTACTGGTGCTCAAGCAGGAGATATTACGCTCAATGCAACAGGAGCAGTAACAATATCCGATCAAAGTAGTATTCGCGGCACTGTTGTCAACGCTCCTGGCTACAGTGGCAATATCAACAGTATTACTGGTAATACTGGCAACATCAATATTAAAGCTGGTTCGCTCTCAATGACTAGTGGCGCATTCTTAAATGCCAGCACTGTTGGCAAGGGTAATGCAGGAAACGTAACTGTGCGGGCTGAGAATGGTGTTTCTCTCACTGGTAGTGGCACGAATATCGTTAGCAATATAGAAGCAGGCGGCGAGGGCAAGGGCGGTAACGTCAATATTACCGTTGACAAAGGCTCGCTCACTATGAGTGATGGTGCTCAAATTAATGCTAATACTTTTGGCAAGGGGAATGCTGGGGATGTTAATTTGCGAGCTGAAAATGGTGTCTCCCTCAGTGGTAGTAACACGAGAATTTTTAGCACTCTAGAATCCGGGGATGAAGGCAAGGGCGGCAACATCAATATCACCGTTGACAAAGGCTCATTCAATATGAGTGACGGCGCACAAATCAATGCCAATACCTATGGAAAGGGCGATGCTGGCAACGTAACTGTGCGGGCGGAGAATGGTTCTGTCTCCCTAGGTACGGACGCTATCATCGGGAGCAATATAGAAGCAGGCGGTGATGGCAAAGGGGGTGAAATCAATATCACAGCAAAGTCTTTATCTCTTAGTAGTGGCGGGCAACTGCTAACCATAGTTCGTCAATCGCAGAATCAGCGTCCTGCAGGTAAAGGGAATGCGGGAAATGTGAATGTAACAGTCCGTGGTGGCGATGTGACACTTGCCGGAGTCAGTAGTGTGAATGGTTTCCCCAGTTTCATAGCTAGCCAAGTAAACCCAGGGGCGACAGGCAATGGTGGTGATGTCAATCTCACTATCGAAAATGGCTCGCTGTTGATGAGTAATGGCGCACAAATCAGCGCTAGTACTTATGGAAAGGGGAATGCTGGCAACGTCAACGTGCGGACTGAGAGTGGTTCTGTCGCTCTATCGGGTGACAGCTACATCTTCAGCAATATAGAAGCAGGCGGTGATGGCAAGGGGGGTATAATCAATATCACAGCCAAGTCTCTATCTCTCAATAGTGGCGGGCAACTGCAAACCATAATTCGTCAAGCACAAGCTGGTCGTCCGGCAGGCAAAGGGGAAGCTGGAGATGTAAATGTTATAGTCCGTGGAGGTGATGTGACACTTGCCGGAGTGAGTAGTGTTAATAAACTACGACCCAGTCTTATAGCTAGCTACGTAGACACAGGGGCAACAGGCAATGGTGGTGATGTCAATCTCACTATCGAAAATGGCTCGCTGTTGATGAGTAATGGCGCACAAATCAGCGCTAGTACTTATGGAAAGGGGAATGCTGGCAACGTCAACGTGCGGACTGAGAGTGGTTCTGTCGCTCTATCGGGTGACAGCTACATCTTCAGCAATATAGAAGCAGGCGGTGATGGCAAGGGGGGTATAATCAATATCACAGCCAAGTCTCTATCTCTCAATAGTGGCGGGCAACTGCAAACCATAATTCGTCAAGCACAAGCTGGTCGTCCGGCAGGCAAAGGGGAAGCTGGAGATGTAAATGTTACAGTCCGGGGTGGTGATGTGACACTTGACGGAGTCAGTAGTGTGAGTAGCTTACCCAGTCTTATAGCTAGCTACGTAGACACAGGGGCGACAGGCAATGGTGGTGATATCAATCTCACTATCGAAAATGGCTCGCTGTTGATGAGCAACGGCGCACAAATCAGCGCCAGTACTTTTGGCACGGGGGATGCTGGAAACATTAATATTGATGTCCGCAACGCTGTTAATCTCTTTGGATTCACTACGTTAGGAACCGATTCTGGTTCTTTTAATCAAATTTCAAGCTTAGTGGGGCAGAAAGCAACAGGTAATGGAGGTAACATTGACATAAAAGCTGGCTCCCTATCAATGAACGATCTTAGCGTGCTAAGTACTGCTACTTTTGGTCAGGGAAATGCTGGAAAAGTGTCACTGCAAATTGATGGCTCTGTCACACTCACTACAAGGAGTAACATTAGAAGTAATGTAGAACAGGGAGGCGAAGGAATTGCTGGTAATATTAATATACAGGCAAGATCGCTGACCCTAACAAATGGCGGTCTGATAGGTAGTGTTGTTTTCCGTGAAGGAAATGGTCTAAATGGAGGAAGAGGAAAAGCAGGAAATATTGAGATCAATACTAAAGATTTTGTTAATATTTCGGGCTATAGTTCTGTTCAATTTCCCGGTCTCTTCTCAATCACGGGGTTCTCAAGTGGATTGTTTGCCAGTGCTGAAAGAGGAACAACCAATACTGAGCCACAGGCTGCAGGAAATATCACCGTTACCACTGGTGATTTTCGGATCGCAGACGGTGCAGTTGTAAACGCACTTACTTCCAATAATGGTAATGGTGGCAACATAACAATTAACGCCAAAACCTTTACATCTGTAGATGGTGGACAAGTGCTCACAACTACTCGGGGTAATGGAGATGCCGGAAGCATCACTCTGACTATCTCTGAGGGTATTACCCTCTTTGGTTTTGACTCCAACTTCAATCGACGAATTGAACAAGCAGCAAGATTTGGTCCACCTACGGATATTGTAAATAATCAGGGTCCCGAAAGTGGGATATTTGCTAACGCCCTTGGTTCTACAGGAAACGGTGGTACCATTACAATTAACGCCAAGACTTTTGAAGCAACTAATGGTGGACAGGTCACCACATCCACCAGTGGCAGTGGCAAAGCAGGTGATATTATCTTTAGGGTGAGCGATCGCATCTTCATTTCTGGCAGTAATAGTGGATTCTTTTCGAGCACTGCGAAAGACTCTCAAGGCGATGGTGGTAGCATTGATATTGATCCCAGAGAGTTGAGTCTGCGCGATGGAGCGAGAATCTCCGTGGATAGTGGCGGGAACGGAAAGGGCGGAAGCATTGTAATTGGGGCAGGAATTCTCAGATTGGACAATGCCAAGATTACCGCAGAAACCCAAAGTGCTGAGGGTGGTGATATCAAGCTGAATTTGCAAGACTTACTCATCTTGCGTCGTGGAAGTAAAATTTCTGCCACTGCAGGCAAAGCACAGGGTAGAGGTGACGGCGGTGACATCACTATCAATATTCCTGATGGCGTAATCATTGCTTTTCCCCAAGAAAATAGCGACATCACAGCCAATGCTTTTGAAGGTAGGGGTGGAAATATTTCCATTAGAGGTGCATTGCTGGGAATCGCCCCACTTAGCCGACAACAGCTTGAGCAATTCGATCCGAATAGACTCGATCCAAATAATGTCCCGACAAGTGATATCACTGCCATTTCCCAACAACAGCCGCAGCAACAAGGTTCCGTGCAACTCAATACCGAAATCGATCCCAATCGCGGATTGGTAGAATTACCTGAAGAAGTCACAGACCCCTCAAAAGAGATTGCCCAGAATCCATGTCAACGCGGTGTCGGTAGTCGATTTATTGTCACTGGGCGTGGTGGTTTGCCGACTAATCCCGTTCAAACTGTCAACAACAACAATGTACAAGTTGATTTAGTTGAGCCTGTGAATACTGCTCAGAATTCTGCAAGTACAACTCATACAACTTTGTCATCCACCAGCCCAAATCTTAAACAGTTTGTACCAGCTCAAGGATGGGTATTTAACGAAAAAGGTGAAGTCGTGCTGACAGCTTACGATCCCACTACCATCGGCGCACAACGCCCCTTACGAACTCTCACGCCTACCAGTTGTGCTGTACGTTAA